In Saccharothrix syringae, the following are encoded in one genomic region:
- a CDS encoding glycoside hydrolase family 6 protein translates to MPLKSSPGPIGRRRPRRGLAATAAFAFAAATALGTGPAAADVTAAARVDNPYAGASVYVNPEWSDKARADGGSAIANQPTFVWLDRIAAINGVNGGRGLRSHLDNAVSQAGGRPMVVQFVIYNLPGRDCSALASNGELGPDDLPRYKTEYIDPIAAIMGDSKYANLRIVTVIEIDSLPNLVTNVGSRPTATAACDRMLQNGNYVNGVGYALAKLGAIGNVYNYIDAAHHGWIGWDDNFNASATLFAQAARASGSTVNNVTGFISNTANYGVLKEDNFTINDNVNGTSVRQSKWVDWNRYVDELSFAQAFRTQLISAGFPSNIGMLIDTSRNGWGGAQRPTGKGPTTSVDAYVDGGRYDRRIHLGNWCNQSGAGIGERPKASPAAGIDAYVWAKPPGESDGASREIPNDEGKGFDRMCDPTYSGNPRNNNNMSGALADAPLSGHWFSAQFRQLVANAYPRL, encoded by the coding sequence TCGGGAGGCGGAGGCCGCGCCGCGGGCTCGCCGCGACGGCGGCGTTCGCGTTCGCCGCGGCCACGGCGCTGGGCACCGGGCCGGCCGCCGCGGACGTGACCGCCGCCGCGCGCGTGGACAACCCGTACGCCGGTGCGTCGGTGTACGTGAACCCGGAGTGGTCCGACAAGGCGCGCGCCGACGGCGGGTCGGCCATCGCCAACCAGCCCACGTTCGTCTGGCTGGACCGGATCGCCGCGATCAACGGCGTGAACGGCGGCCGCGGCCTGCGCTCGCACCTGGACAACGCGGTGAGCCAGGCGGGCGGGCGCCCGATGGTGGTCCAGTTCGTCATCTACAACCTGCCCGGTCGAGACTGCTCGGCGCTGGCGTCCAACGGCGAGTTGGGTCCCGACGACCTGCCCCGCTACAAGACCGAGTACATCGACCCGATCGCCGCGATCATGGGCGACTCGAAGTACGCGAACCTGCGCATCGTGACGGTCATCGAGATCGACTCGCTGCCCAACCTCGTGACCAACGTCGGCAGCCGGCCGACCGCCACGGCCGCGTGCGACCGGATGCTGCAGAACGGCAACTACGTCAACGGCGTCGGGTACGCGCTGGCCAAGCTCGGCGCGATCGGGAACGTCTACAACTACATCGACGCCGCTCACCACGGGTGGATCGGGTGGGACGACAACTTCAACGCCTCCGCGACGCTGTTCGCCCAGGCCGCCCGCGCCTCGGGCAGCACGGTCAACAACGTCACCGGGTTCATCTCGAACACCGCGAACTACGGTGTCCTGAAAGAGGACAACTTCACCATCAACGACAACGTGAACGGCACTTCCGTGCGCCAGTCGAAGTGGGTCGACTGGAACCGGTACGTCGACGAGCTGTCGTTCGCCCAGGCGTTCCGCACGCAATTGATCAGCGCCGGGTTCCCGTCGAACATCGGAATGCTGATCGACACCTCGCGCAACGGCTGGGGCGGCGCCCAGCGCCCGACGGGCAAGGGCCCGACCACGAGCGTGGACGCGTACGTCGACGGCGGCCGTTACGACCGCCGCATCCACCTCGGAAACTGGTGCAACCAGTCCGGGGCGGGCATCGGTGAGCGGCCGAAGGCGAGCCCGGCCGCCGGCATCGACGCCTACGTGTGGGCCAAGCCGCCGGGCGAGTCGGACGGCGCGAGCCGCGAGATCCCGAACGACGAGGGCAAGGGCTTCGACCGGATGTGCGACCCGACCTACAGCGGCAACCCGCGCAACAACAACAACATGTCCGGTGCGCTGGCCGATGCGCCGCTGTCCGGGCACTGGTTCTCGGCCCAGTTCCGCCAGCTCGTGGCCAACGCCTACCCGCGGCTCTAG
- a CDS encoding VOC family protein, which produces MDITIHTTVLPHEDPEASLAFYRDTLGFEVRSDVGQGRMRWITVGPVGQPGTSILLAPPAADPGITEDERRTIAEMMAKGTYGWILLATPDLDGTFEKVQAGDAEVVQEPTEQPYGVRDCAFRDPAGNLVRIQELR; this is translated from the coding sequence ATGGACATCACCATCCACACCACCGTCCTCCCGCACGAGGACCCGGAAGCGTCCCTGGCCTTCTACCGCGACACCCTCGGCTTCGAGGTCCGCAGCGACGTCGGGCAGGGGCGGATGCGCTGGATCACGGTCGGCCCCGTCGGCCAGCCGGGCACCTCCATCCTCCTGGCGCCGCCGGCCGCGGACCCCGGGATCACCGAGGACGAGCGCCGCACCATCGCCGAGATGATGGCCAAGGGCACCTACGGCTGGATCCTGCTGGCCACCCCCGACCTGGACGGCACGTTCGAGAAGGTCCAGGCGGGCGACGCCGAGGTCGTCCAGGAGCCGACCGAGCAGCCGTACGGCGTGCGCGACTGCGCCTTCCGCGACCCCGCGGGCAACCTGGTCCGCATCCAGGAACTCCGCTGA
- a CDS encoding helix-turn-helix transcriptional regulator, producing the protein MCHTSWGRARAEAQRLGDLARLRRVRDRIDRDHAQPLDVEALARGVNMSAGHLSRQFRLAYGESPYSYLMTRRIERATALLRRGDLSVTEVCFAVGCSSLGTFSTRFTELVGMSPSAYRKQAALATAGMPSCIAKQVTRPVRKREVPVGAGKPGGRVAARV; encoded by the coding sequence GTGTGCCACACCTCGTGGGGGCGCGCCCGCGCCGAGGCGCAGCGCCTGGGCGACCTGGCGCGGTTGCGCCGCGTGCGCGACCGGATCGACCGCGACCACGCCCAGCCGCTCGACGTGGAGGCGCTGGCCCGCGGCGTGAACATGTCGGCCGGGCACCTCAGCCGCCAGTTCCGGCTGGCCTACGGCGAGTCGCCCTACAGCTACCTGATGACCCGGCGCATCGAGCGCGCCACCGCCCTGCTCCGGCGCGGCGACCTCAGCGTCACCGAGGTCTGCTTCGCGGTCGGCTGCTCCTCGCTGGGCACCTTCAGCACCCGCTTCACCGAACTGGTCGGCATGTCGCCCAGCGCCTACCGCAAGCAGGCCGCGCTCGCCACCGCCGGCATGCCCTCGTGCATCGCCAAGCAGGTCACCAGACCGGTCAGGAAGCGGGAGGTGCCGGTCGGTGCGGGGAAGCCCGGCGGTCGCGTCGCCGCGCGGGTTTGA
- a CDS encoding cyclase family protein has product MCGPELMNLAKDSATASTASTVAVAPDPEPVEEVRPRADVNRRRALGMGAVLGATLAGIGALGRTPVAAAEALATRSASSFRVRDLSHAIHTDFPVYSPYVLEPNIFQSSFVPQDGYNALKLEIDEHTGTHMDAPWHFVDTAEALTSDRIRPENLVCPLVVIRIADRARTNLDAEVTIADLENWERRYGRIPDNALVAMDSGWTSRVLQGGEAMVNRDADNVPHFPGFSHAACEWLLSKRSVAGIAVDTPSMDNGPNSVSNPNAHRYFLGANKYGLEITANLNTAPDSGAIAVVGLLKTKGGTGGPVRLLAAF; this is encoded by the coding sequence ATGTGCGGACCCGAGCTCATGAACCTCGCCAAGGACTCCGCCACGGCGTCCACGGCGTCCACAGTGGCCGTGGCGCCCGACCCCGAGCCCGTCGAGGAGGTCAGGCCGCGCGCCGACGTCAACCGCCGCCGGGCGCTCGGCATGGGCGCCGTGCTCGGCGCCACCCTCGCCGGCATCGGAGCGCTGGGCCGGACCCCCGTCGCGGCCGCCGAGGCGCTGGCCACGCGCAGCGCGTCCTCGTTCCGGGTGCGCGACCTCAGCCACGCCATCCACACCGACTTCCCGGTGTACTCGCCGTACGTGCTGGAGCCCAACATCTTCCAGAGCTCGTTCGTCCCGCAGGACGGCTACAACGCGCTGAAGCTGGAGATCGACGAGCACACCGGCACGCACATGGACGCGCCGTGGCACTTCGTCGACACGGCCGAGGCCCTGACCTCCGACCGGATCCGCCCGGAGAACCTGGTCTGCCCGCTCGTGGTCATCCGCATCGCCGACCGCGCCCGGACCAACCTCGACGCCGAGGTCACCATCGCGGACCTGGAGAACTGGGAGCGCCGCTACGGCCGCATCCCGGACAACGCCCTGGTGGCCATGGACTCGGGCTGGACCAGCCGCGTCCTGCAGGGCGGCGAGGCCATGGTCAACCGCGACGCCGACAACGTCCCGCACTTCCCGGGCTTCAGCCACGCCGCCTGCGAGTGGCTGCTCAGCAAGCGCAGCGTGGCCGGCATCGCCGTCGACACCCCGAGCATGGACAACGGCCCGAACTCGGTGAGCAACCCCAACGCCCACCGCTACTTCCTGGGCGCCAACAAGTACGGCCTGGAGATCACCGCCAACCTCAACACCGCCCCCGACAGCGGCGCCATCGCCGTCGTGGGCCTGCTCAAGACCAAGGGCGGCACCGGCGGCCCGGTCCGCCTGCTCGCCGCGTTCTGA
- a CDS encoding putative manganese transporter has product MPDIVIRPLADAFMQVGVFVAVLVAAFTRLRSRHGDRLTGLLERRARLGPLIGAALGVSPGCAGALMVMPLYTRGSVSFGTVVAALAATMGDSSWVIFAAQPLVALRIHALLFATGLAAGYLVDAFGIAPRRAPEPLPAPGPAASPGGVALAARTTTPLPVAFWVTTALAAVVAVPTAFQLVPPEFLAGFPGADPYLVLGAAGTVLSAAVAIDGRRHPHRHADALTTGAREVAGIVVWVAAIYLTWEVVVRTTGFDGSQLPLHGLTGVVVGALVGLVPGCAVQIAFTSLYLAGAAPLPTLVANAISQDGDALLPLLARNRRPAALATVLTTVPGLLVGAATLLWLG; this is encoded by the coding sequence ATGCCGGACATCGTGATCCGTCCACTGGCCGACGCGTTCATGCAGGTCGGCGTGTTCGTCGCGGTGCTCGTCGCCGCGTTCACCCGGTTGCGGTCGCGCCACGGCGACCGGTTGACCGGGCTGCTGGAGCGCCGGGCCCGCCTGGGGCCGCTGATCGGCGCCGCCCTGGGCGTGTCGCCGGGCTGCGCCGGCGCGCTGATGGTGATGCCGCTCTACACCAGGGGCAGCGTCTCGTTCGGGACGGTCGTGGCGGCGCTGGCCGCCACCATGGGCGACTCGTCGTGGGTGATCTTCGCGGCACAGCCGCTGGTCGCGCTGCGGATCCACGCGCTGCTGTTCGCCACCGGCCTGGCGGCGGGCTACCTGGTGGACGCCTTCGGCATCGCGCCGCGCCGGGCCCCGGAGCCCCTGCCGGCACCCGGGCCGGCCGCGTCGCCCGGCGGGGTCGCGCTGGCCGCGCGGACGACCACCCCGCTGCCGGTGGCCTTCTGGGTGACCACGGCGCTGGCCGCGGTCGTCGCGGTGCCCACGGCGTTCCAGCTCGTCCCACCGGAGTTCCTGGCGGGGTTCCCGGGCGCGGACCCGTACCTGGTGCTGGGCGCGGCCGGCACGGTGCTGTCCGCGGCGGTCGCGATCGACGGGCGCAGGCACCCCCACCGGCACGCGGACGCGCTGACGACCGGGGCCCGGGAGGTGGCCGGGATCGTGGTGTGGGTCGCGGCGATCTACCTGACGTGGGAGGTCGTCGTGCGCACCACCGGTTTCGACGGCTCCCAGCTGCCCCTGCACGGCCTGACCGGCGTGGTGGTCGGCGCCCTGGTCGGCCTGGTACCGGGCTGCGCCGTGCAGATCGCCTTCACCTCGCTCTACCTGGCCGGCGCCGCACCGCTGCCGACGCTGGTGGCCAACGCGATCAGCCAGGACGGCGACGCGCTGCTGCCCCTGCTGGCCCGCAACCGGCGGCCCGCGGCCCTGGCGACGGTCCTGACCACGGTGCCGGGCCTGCTCGTCGGCGCCGCCACCCTGCTGTGGCTCGGATAA
- a CDS encoding aldo/keto reductase gives MSLASRTLGETGMNITRVGFGAWAIGGGGWRYAWGDQDDAESIAAIRHAVESGINWIDTAAVYGLGHSEEVVGRAIRDLPEADRPYVFTKCGLVWDERNPDAPPHRIMRPDSVRREVEASLRRLGVERIDLYQVHWPDTGASLEYDGTSSDGPAPQATPVEEYWAVMAKLKAEGKVRAIGLSNHDLGLLERAREVAPVDALQPPFSAINRSNAAEIAWCAEQGGGVIVYSPMQSGLLTGSFSAERAANLPDNDWRRGHVDFTANLDRNLALAEALRPVARRHGTTVAAVAVAWALAWPGVTGAIVGARNPRQVDGWLPAASLELTGEDLAEVASATASLGAGEGPVRP, from the coding sequence ATGTCTCTGGCGAGCAGGACCCTGGGCGAGACCGGGATGAACATCACGAGGGTCGGCTTCGGCGCGTGGGCCATCGGCGGCGGTGGCTGGCGCTACGCGTGGGGCGACCAGGACGACGCCGAGTCGATCGCCGCGATCCGGCACGCCGTGGAGTCCGGGATCAACTGGATCGACACGGCCGCGGTCTACGGGCTGGGCCACTCCGAGGAGGTCGTCGGCCGGGCGATCCGCGACCTGCCCGAGGCCGACCGCCCGTACGTGTTCACGAAGTGCGGCCTGGTGTGGGACGAGCGCAACCCCGACGCCCCGCCGCACCGGATCATGCGGCCGGACAGCGTCCGCCGCGAGGTCGAGGCGTCGCTGCGCCGGCTCGGCGTGGAGCGGATCGACCTCTACCAGGTGCACTGGCCCGACACGGGCGCGTCCCTGGAGTACGACGGCACCTCCTCCGACGGGCCGGCCCCGCAGGCGACGCCGGTGGAGGAGTACTGGGCGGTGATGGCCAAGCTCAAGGCGGAGGGCAAGGTGCGGGCCATCGGCCTGTCCAACCACGACCTCGGGCTGCTGGAACGGGCGCGGGAGGTCGCGCCGGTTGACGCGCTGCAGCCGCCGTTCTCCGCGATCAACCGCTCCAACGCGGCCGAGATCGCCTGGTGCGCGGAGCAGGGCGGTGGCGTGATCGTCTACTCGCCCATGCAGTCCGGCCTGCTGACGGGCTCCTTCTCCGCGGAGCGGGCGGCGAACCTGCCGGACAACGACTGGCGGCGCGGGCACGTCGACTTCACCGCCAACCTCGACCGCAACCTGGCGCTGGCCGAGGCGCTGCGGCCGGTCGCGCGGCGGCACGGGACCACGGTCGCCGCGGTGGCCGTGGCGTGGGCGCTGGCGTGGCCCGGCGTCACCGGCGCCATCGTCGGCGCGCGCAACCCCCGGCAGGTCGACGGCTGGCTCCCGGCCGCTTCGCTGGAGCTGACCGGGGAAGACCTCGCCGAGGTGGCCTCCGCCACCGCCAGCCTCGGCGCGGGTGAGGGGCCGGTGCGGCCCTAG
- a CDS encoding putative quinol monooxygenase, with amino-acid sequence MAYHIAVQFDVPAEHREKFIAAALEDGRNSNADEPGTLAFNLIEDPEEANRFYLVEAYEDEAAFQAHCEGPHFKTFFDVLGTWGQEGPKWLVKGTQLTD; translated from the coding sequence GTGGCGTACCACATCGCTGTCCAGTTCGACGTGCCCGCCGAGCACCGGGAGAAGTTCATCGCCGCCGCGCTGGAGGACGGCCGCAACTCCAACGCCGACGAGCCGGGCACCCTGGCGTTCAACCTGATCGAGGACCCGGAGGAGGCCAACCGCTTCTACCTGGTCGAAGCCTACGAGGACGAGGCCGCCTTCCAGGCGCACTGCGAGGGGCCGCACTTCAAGACCTTCTTCGACGTGCTGGGCACCTGGGGCCAGGAGGGCCCGAAGTGGCTGGTCAAGGGCACCCAGCTCACCGACTGA
- a CDS encoding FAD-dependent monooxygenase, with amino-acid sequence MPNTDPNADVLIVGAGPSGLMAACELLRRGVSVRVVDALAEPVPYSKALLLWPRTLDLFAELGLADEVPRNAVRIDAFRYYTNGKPLVRVGFPEALAPWSLPQASTERLLHERFTALGGRVERGVRLLALERLDFSGDPGNSESVTAILEHPDGRVERATTPWLVGADGAGSAVRAQIGVGFTGATYENHFVLADAYVEGDVLRPDEAHYYQSTRGVLVIVALPNGLYRFFASAPPGVIPKRGRPQVDLPLLQRLTDERGPRGVRLVDPEWVSAFRIHRRKADRFQLGRVFLVGDAAHAHSPAGGQGLNTGLQDAHNLAWKLAAVVHREAGYGLLDSYTPERDKVAAQVIRDTDFQTRAWMVRHPASIALRNTAFRVAHHSGLLGRDYLPVLAGRRIKYPVDSSTGLLAAPARCEDRGTLRVGTAAPLDLAARFGETSPRSAEHRSWRLLVDRAVRINVPSSVRTVPVDAGALAPGGCPSTAFVLIRPDGFVAARGHREHVDGLRRFLADVLTPEPSASGPEDPASKTLRVADAVA; translated from the coding sequence ATGCCCAACACCGACCCGAACGCCGACGTCCTGATCGTGGGTGCGGGACCGAGCGGCCTGATGGCCGCGTGCGAACTGCTCCGCAGGGGCGTGTCCGTGCGCGTCGTCGACGCCCTGGCGGAGCCCGTCCCCTATTCCAAGGCACTGCTGCTCTGGCCGCGCACGCTCGACCTGTTCGCGGAGCTGGGGCTGGCCGACGAGGTACCCCGCAACGCCGTGCGCATCGACGCCTTCCGCTACTACACCAACGGCAAGCCGCTGGTCCGGGTCGGCTTCCCGGAGGCCCTGGCCCCCTGGTCGTTACCCCAGGCGTCCACCGAGCGCCTGCTGCACGAGCGGTTCACCGCGCTCGGCGGCCGCGTCGAGCGCGGGGTCCGCCTGCTCGCCCTGGAGCGCCTGGACTTCTCCGGCGACCCGGGCAACAGCGAGTCGGTCACGGCGATCCTGGAGCACCCGGACGGCCGGGTGGAGCGGGCCACCACGCCGTGGCTCGTCGGCGCCGACGGCGCGGGCAGCGCGGTGCGCGCCCAGATCGGCGTCGGCTTCACCGGCGCCACCTACGAGAACCACTTCGTGCTCGCCGACGCGTACGTCGAGGGCGACGTGCTCCGGCCCGACGAAGCGCACTACTACCAGTCGACCCGGGGCGTCCTGGTCATCGTGGCGCTGCCGAACGGGCTGTACCGCTTCTTCGCCAGCGCGCCGCCCGGCGTGATCCCGAAGCGCGGCCGCCCGCAGGTGGACCTGCCGCTGCTGCAGCGCCTGACCGACGAGCGCGGCCCGCGCGGCGTGCGGCTGGTCGACCCCGAGTGGGTCAGCGCCTTCCGCATCCACCGCCGCAAGGCCGACCGGTTCCAGCTCGGCCGCGTGTTCCTCGTCGGCGACGCGGCCCACGCCCACAGCCCCGCGGGCGGCCAGGGCCTCAACACCGGCCTCCAGGACGCCCACAACCTCGCCTGGAAGCTCGCCGCCGTGGTCCACCGCGAGGCCGGCTACGGGCTGCTCGACAGCTACACGCCCGAGCGCGACAAGGTGGCCGCCCAGGTCATCCGCGACACCGACTTCCAGACCCGCGCCTGGATGGTGCGCCACCCGGCGTCGATCGCCCTGCGCAACACCGCGTTCCGGGTGGCCCACCACAGCGGGCTCCTGGGCCGCGACTACCTGCCCGTGCTGGCGGGCCGGCGCATCAAGTACCCGGTCGACTCGTCGACCGGCCTGCTGGCGGCGCCCGCCCGGTGCGAGGACCGGGGAACGCTGCGCGTGGGCACCGCCGCACCGCTCGACCTGGCCGCCCGATTCGGCGAGACCTCCCCGCGGTCCGCCGAACACCGCTCGTGGCGGCTCCTGGTCGACCGGGCGGTCCGGATCAACGTGCCTTCGTCGGTCCGGACCGTGCCGGTCGACGCGGGCGCCCTCGCCCCCGGCGGCTGCCCGAGCACCGCGTTCGTCCTGATCCGCCCCGACGGCTTCGTGGCCGCCCGGGGGCACCGCGAGCACGTCGACGGCCTGCGCCGCTTCCTGGCCGACGTGCTGACCCCGGAGCCGAGCGCGTCCGGGCCCGAGGACCCGGCGTCGAAGACCCTCAGGGTCGCCGACGCCGTCGCTTGA
- a CDS encoding MFS transporter, whose amino-acid sequence MALDTSTAGAAARTDRRGGGLVVALAVALASLTLPLAVTPPGVALNAMAADLGASPGAAQWMLNAYNVTFAAFMLAAGGLADLFGRKRVLTIGLWVFGAMSLLCAVLTDMVLIDVARGLQGIGAAGVLTSGAAVLAAHYTGPARTRAFGMLGASFGFGLALGPLVAGFLVDAAGWQSVFWMNVVIVAAALLLSRRVPESSDPGAERVDWAGVVTFTLSLFLLTLAFVQGPATGWTSWQALGAIAGFLLFLALFVVVELRQRRPLFDLSLFRRPTFIAVVCQPFTITFGFVVLLVFLPPYFQGVGGVGAAESAAVLLPLTLPVLLIPLVAGSVAARVPLRVMLGTSSLLIAAGSLWLVVLDPAGGITRVVAPLLVVGIGVGSAFGVMDNAAVSVVPPERAGMASGIFNTMRITGEGIAIAGAASLLATLTASGLGSRLPGVGARDAGAAGGEVVQGHVDVAVRELAGSPAGDVEKATALADSLTSAMHTTFIVLALLALAGSVATFLVIRDRDLNPRA is encoded by the coding sequence ATGGCACTGGACACGTCCACCGCCGGCGCGGCGGCGCGGACCGACCGGCGGGGCGGTGGCCTGGTCGTCGCGCTCGCGGTGGCGCTGGCGAGCCTCACGCTGCCGCTCGCGGTCACCCCGCCGGGGGTGGCGCTCAACGCCATGGCCGCCGATCTCGGGGCCTCACCGGGCGCCGCCCAGTGGATGCTCAACGCCTACAACGTCACGTTCGCGGCCTTCATGCTGGCCGCGGGCGGGCTCGCCGACCTGTTCGGGCGCAAGCGGGTGCTGACGATCGGCCTGTGGGTCTTCGGCGCGATGTCGCTGCTGTGCGCGGTGCTGACCGACATGGTGCTGATCGACGTCGCCCGCGGTCTGCAGGGCATCGGCGCCGCGGGCGTGCTCACCAGCGGCGCGGCCGTCCTGGCCGCCCACTACACCGGCCCCGCGCGCACCCGGGCCTTCGGCATGCTCGGCGCCTCGTTCGGCTTCGGCCTGGCCCTGGGACCGCTGGTCGCGGGCTTCCTGGTCGACGCCGCCGGCTGGCAGTCGGTGTTCTGGATGAACGTCGTGATCGTGGCCGCGGCGCTGCTGCTGTCCCGGCGCGTCCCCGAGTCGTCCGACCCGGGCGCCGAGCGCGTCGACTGGGCCGGTGTGGTCACCTTCACGCTGAGCCTGTTCCTGCTCACCCTGGCCTTCGTCCAGGGCCCGGCGACCGGCTGGACCTCGTGGCAGGCGCTGGGCGCGATCGCCGGGTTCCTGCTCTTCCTGGCCCTGTTCGTGGTGGTGGAGCTGCGCCAGCGGCGGCCGCTGTTCGACCTGTCGCTGTTCCGCCGGCCGACCTTCATCGCCGTGGTGTGCCAGCCCTTCACCATCACCTTCGGCTTCGTGGTGCTGCTGGTGTTCCTGCCGCCCTACTTCCAGGGCGTCGGCGGGGTGGGCGCGGCCGAGTCCGCCGCGGTGCTGCTGCCGCTCACGCTGCCGGTGCTGCTGATCCCGCTCGTGGCGGGCTCGGTGGCGGCCCGCGTGCCGCTGCGGGTCATGCTGGGCACCAGCTCCCTGCTGATCGCCGCCGGCTCGCTGTGGCTGGTCGTGCTCGACCCGGCCGGCGGCATCACCCGGGTCGTGGCCCCGCTGCTGGTCGTGGGCATCGGCGTGGGCAGTGCCTTCGGCGTGATGGACAACGCCGCGGTGAGCGTCGTGCCGCCGGAGCGCGCGGGCATGGCCTCCGGCATCTTCAACACGATGCGCATCACCGGCGAGGGCATCGCCATCGCCGGCGCGGCCTCGCTGCTGGCCACGCTCACCGCCTCGGGCCTCGGCTCGCGGCTGCCGGGCGTCGGGGCGCGGGACGCGGGCGCCGCCGGCGGCGAGGTCGTCCAGGGCCACGTCGACGTCGCGGTGCGCGAGCTGGCCGGCTCGCCCGCCGGCGACGTGGAGAAGGCGACGGCGCTCGCCGACTCGCTGACCTCCGCCATGCACACCACCTTCATCGTGCTCGCCCTGCTGGCCCTGGCCGGCTCGGTGGCCACGTTCCTCGTCATCCGGGACCGCGACCTCAACCCGCGGGCGTGA
- a CDS encoding aldo/keto reductase, which produces MQQRKLGSTGLVVGAIGLGCMGMSFAYNQSRRDDRESVAVINKAIDEGITLIDTADVYGPFTNEALVGRAIRDRRDEIVLASKCGLVVRDGEIVPSGHPDYIRQAVSGSLYRLGVDVIDLYQLHRVDPAIPLAETWGAMAELVQSGLVRAIGMSEADVAQLDTAHAIHPVATVQTELSLWSRDVLAEVLPWCRANGAGFIAYSPLGRGFLAGALAEAEDLEDTDWRRGNPRFQPEAVRENQRLVRIVRSVAERKGVTPAQVALAWVLAVGDDVVPIPGTTRLSHLADNIAAQDVRLTEEDLAELTVIADQVVGSRY; this is translated from the coding sequence GTGCAACAGCGCAAACTCGGCTCGACCGGCCTGGTGGTCGGTGCCATCGGCCTCGGCTGCATGGGCATGAGCTTCGCCTACAACCAGAGCCGCCGCGACGACCGCGAGTCCGTCGCGGTGATCAACAAGGCGATCGACGAGGGCATCACCCTGATCGACACCGCCGACGTGTACGGCCCGTTCACCAACGAGGCGCTGGTGGGCCGCGCGATCCGGGACCGGCGCGACGAGATCGTCCTGGCCAGCAAGTGCGGCCTGGTGGTCCGCGACGGCGAGATCGTGCCCAGCGGCCACCCCGACTACATCAGGCAGGCGGTGTCCGGGTCGCTGTACCGGCTCGGCGTCGACGTCATCGACCTCTACCAGCTCCACCGGGTCGACCCCGCCATCCCGCTCGCGGAGACGTGGGGCGCGATGGCCGAGCTGGTGCAGTCGGGCCTGGTGCGGGCGATCGGCATGTCCGAGGCCGACGTCGCCCAGCTCGACACCGCGCACGCCATCCACCCGGTGGCCACCGTGCAGACCGAGCTGTCGCTGTGGAGCCGCGACGTGCTCGCCGAGGTCCTGCCGTGGTGCCGGGCCAACGGCGCCGGGTTCATCGCCTACTCGCCGCTGGGCCGGGGCTTCCTGGCCGGTGCCCTGGCCGAGGCGGAGGACCTGGAGGACACCGACTGGCGCCGGGGCAACCCCCGGTTCCAGCCCGAGGCCGTGCGGGAGAACCAGCGCCTGGTGCGCATCGTCAGGTCGGTCGCCGAGCGCAAGGGCGTCACGCCCGCTCAGGTCGCCCTGGCGTGGGTGCTGGCCGTGGGCGACGACGTGGTGCCCATCCCGGGCACGACGCGGCTGTCCCACCTCGCCGACAACATCGCCGCGCAGGACGTCCGGCTCACCGAGGAGGACCTCGCGGAGCTGACCGTGATCGCCGACCAGGTGGTCGGCTCGCGTTACTGA